The genomic region TCTTTAAATTTCCTTAGAATTTTAGTTGGTGTTTTCAAAGGAAATCTTAATCTTTTGTCTTTATAATTTAGTCGTAGTTAATCGAATAAACCTTGGGTTATGGAGGGTAGTGCTGTGGGTACGCAAGTTTTTTTAAAAAGATTAAGCTGGATGTTATTAATACCGCTAGTAGGCCTTATTTATGTGCAGTTAAATTATAATAATGGCAATGTACATAACCTCATGACGGCCTTGGACCGGATTATCCCCTTTATTCCATACTTTGTTGTGCCGTATGTGGCCTGGTATGGTGTGTTGTTTTTCTCATTGACCTGGTTTGCCTACAAAAATGATAGACTATATTATCGCTCCTTGGCTTCCCTAGTCCTGGGTATGGCAGTTAGCTATCTTATATTCTTTGTTTTTCAGACAACCGTTCCCAGACCAGTAATAGAAGGCCATAATTTGTTTAATCAACTTACAAAAATAATCTATGCGATAGACAATCCTTACAACGCTTTTCCCAGTTTGCATGTTTTAACAAGTTATATTATTTATCTGGGTAGCCAAGAAACAAAGATATACTCACGATTTATTTCACGGGCTATACAAATAATGACTATTTTGGTGATTTTATCAACGATTTTTTTGAAACAGCATACTTTGTTGGACGTGGCCGGGGGAATCTTTATCGGCGGGACAATATTTAACGTAACCGGGTATGTAGTAGATATAATCCTTAGTTATGATATAAGTATTAATCTTTTACCCAAAAGTTTTAAGCATATACCAGGTAAAAGATAATTTAGGTAGTTTAAAAATACATTTAATTAGAAATGGAGATGTAAAAAGTGCATATAATTGATGCAATATTAATGAAGGTTATCGTTATTATTAGCTCCCTGGGTTACTGGGGGGTAGGCTTAGGGATGCTGATTGAGAGTTGCAATATTCCTTTACCCAGTGAAGTTGTTTTGCCACTTGGCGGGTATCTGGTATCAACCGGACAACTTACTTTTTGGGGGGCCGTGGCGGCGGGTACCATAGGAGGTACCATCGGGTCTGTTATTTCATATTACATTGGCCTGCTGGCCGGGCGACCGTTTCTGTTTAAATATGGCCGTTATCTGGGGATTGGGGAAAGTAAGATCATTAAAGGGGAACAATACTTTGCCCGCTACGGGGAAATAACAGTGCTTTTCACCAGGCTTTTGCCCGTAGTACGGACATTCATTTCTCTACCGGCAGGTATGGCCGGGATGAACTTTAGCCGGTTTGTTATTTATACGATTATTGGTTCAATACCCTGGAGTATTGCTCTGGTCTATGCCGGATTTATACTGGGGCAAAATTGGCAGGCCCTAAAACCGTGGTTTCACCGGATGGATTTAGTCGTGATTGTCCTTCTTTTGGGGCTGGTGGTTTTCTACTGGCAAAAAAAGAAGCTAAAACAATTAAGCTAATCTTACGGTTCTAACCCATTAGCTAAATGCTTAGGTGTGGTAAGACATATAAATCAATTATTAAGGACTTTGGGTAAATCATTTACACGGGCTTCCTCTAATTAAAAGGAATTTTTATGAATCATGTCGAAGAATCATTTTAATATATCTATTAGGGGGGGTACAATGAGGATTGCGTTAATTGCCCATGATAAGAAGAAACAGGATATGGTTAAGTTAGTTGAAGAGTATAAACAAATACTCAGCGGTCATGAACTGCTGGCTACAGGTACCACCGGGAATCTAATAAAGGAAAGAACCGGCCTGCCGGTAAAGTGTTATATGTCCGGCCCACTGGGTGGAGATCAACAAATCGGCGGCAAGATTGCCAAAGGTGAGGTAGGACTGGTAATATTCCTCAGAGATCCGTTAACCCCCCAGCCCCACGAACCAGATATTAGTGCGCTGATTCGAATTTGTGATGTGCATAGTATCCCCATTGCCACCAATTTAGGAACAGCCAGAACATTACTCAAAGCATTATCTTAAATCAGCTATCCCATTAAAAAACCAGTCCGGACTGGCCCGGACTGGTTTTTGTTTTGTTTATCAGAAATATAAATATTACAAATAAAAGGGGAAAGTACCTTGAAGAGCGAATAGAATATAGCATGATTTGCCAGGAACGGAAACTAAGGTATTCGGCAAGGAGGTGTGAACATGGACGCAGGATTAATTATGTGTCTTTATATTCTTAGCATGCCTTTTATCATTTTAGCTGTTGATAGAAACTGATAACATTTAAACAGAGAAGCCAAGCGGCAGAGTTAA from Desulfotomaculum nigrificans DSM 574 harbors:
- a CDS encoding phosphatase PAP2 family protein codes for the protein MGTQVFLKRLSWMLLIPLVGLIYVQLNYNNGNVHNLMTALDRIIPFIPYFVVPYVAWYGVLFFSLTWFAYKNDRLYYRSLASLVLGMAVSYLIFFVFQTTVPRPVIEGHNLFNQLTKIIYAIDNPYNAFPSLHVLTSYIIYLGSQETKIYSRFISRAIQIMTILVILSTIFLKQHTLLDVAGGIFIGGTIFNVTGYVVDIILSYDISINLLPKSFKHIPGKR
- a CDS encoding DedA family protein, which gives rise to MHIIDAILMKVIVIISSLGYWGVGLGMLIESCNIPLPSEVVLPLGGYLVSTGQLTFWGAVAAGTIGGTIGSVISYYIGLLAGRPFLFKYGRYLGIGESKIIKGEQYFARYGEITVLFTRLLPVVRTFISLPAGMAGMNFSRFVIYTIIGSIPWSIALVYAGFILGQNWQALKPWFHRMDLVVIVLLLGLVVFYWQKKKLKQLS
- a CDS encoding methylglyoxal synthase; translated protein: MRIALIAHDKKKQDMVKLVEEYKQILSGHELLATGTTGNLIKERTGLPVKCYMSGPLGGDQQIGGKIAKGEVGLVIFLRDPLTPQPHEPDISALIRICDVHSIPIATNLGTARTLLKALS